The Thermothelomyces thermophilus ATCC 42464 chromosome 6, complete sequence DNA segment AACAAACACAAACTTGCACTGCTAGGAACGCATCCGCATGTTGACATCCAAGAAACCAAAACGAGAAACAATGATTCATCTACGCAGCAGGCGCCGAGATGCGTACTTAGCGAAAGGTGCATGCCCTACTTTAGACAGAATGCAGCAACTACATTACGGAATACCTTACTTGGTATACAGATTACTACTGtgtagtacatacatacatacatacatacaagtaCGGAGCTATACAAGAACTTCGCACTACGCTAGGTAGGTGCCGGCCCCAGCCACCCTAACTCCGGGCTCCATCGCCCCATCAGCCCGGGAACGCGGCACAAGTGGGTGCGATAACTAGTGTAATAACTAACAATTTCAGTGCGCTGCTTATTCTTGGAGACGTTTGAACAAAGCTTGACCCAAAGCTGTGCATTAGCTCCGTACGTCATAACAACCGCCGGAGACCCAATTTGAGACGCAATAAAACTCGAGACGAGATTTTTTTTGGTCGAGAGCAGCTAGTTTCCCGTCAATAACAATGCATTACAGGAATTAACGCTTGTATCATTTTACATGTTGCGCTCATCATGAAGCCCTCTTTTGATATTCACGAAAAGGAGAGACAGCCGCACCCGGCAGagaggcgacggcggcggcggctcacTCCGAGGGTGCGCGTCATCGTCGTGttcctcgccgccgtctATGCCCTGTATTGCTACTTCATCTCCAAGCCGCTCCTTGCGCACCCGCTTCCCCAGCACACGGGTCCGTATGCCGTCGGGGACATCACCATCCCCGCCGCCGTGGACGCTCCCCTGACCGATCAGGCCATCCCGACTTCGCAGGACGGAGGAGAGGGCGCGAgcgagcgggagcgggggaGCCCGCCGGGCGGCGAGGATGGTCGTCCCGGCCCCGACCCCGAGGGCGGTTTTCCCGTCATCATCTTCTCGCACGGCACCGTGTCCTCCCGGACGGATTACTCACACTTCGCGGGCGAGCTGGCGGCGCGCGGCCACGTGGTCGTTATGATGGAGCACCGCGAAGGTTCGTGCCTGGGCAAGCCCGGCCAGGGAGGAGGGAGTGACAAGGGTTTTGTCGAGGACCTGAGGCAGGGCGGACGGGCCGATTGGAGGCGGTATTACTGGAAGATTCACGTCTTGCCTGCGGGGAGCGTGGGCGAAAAGCAGTAAGGTAAGTAggttcaaaaaaaaaagaagactaCCACCTATATACAGTTTCATATGCACTCTctcccatcatcatcatcatcatcatcatcatcacgtCCATCTCGGCTCCCGTGCCGCACCTACGACAGGTACGACGTGTCGACCCAGCTTGCGTAGTCGCTGCCCAGCACGGTCTCGATGCTCACGGGGGCGGACAGCTGCTTGGCGAAGGCGGCACGGGACCCGgacgcgccggcgccggcgcccgtgTTTCCGTACTCGCCAAACTCGACCTCGTCCGTCCGCTCGTCTCCCGTGTTCCAGACGCTCCAGCCGGCGGCGTTGACGACCCCGGACAGGCTGGTCTTCTGGAAGACGACGCGGGCGTAGTTGCGCCACGGCCGGCCGAGGTAGTAGGCGCCGGCGGGGACGGAGTCGCCGCTGCGGGCCGAGACGGCCGAGTTGTGGATGACGTAGTAGGACGGGTTGTCGGCCGAGTCGCGGCCGTTGGCGGTGATGTAGCCCTTGGAGGCGGCCAGGACGCGGATGTCGGCGGCGTCGAACCAGGCGCGGGCGCGCTGGCCGAAGATGAAGTCGGTGGCGCCCTCGACGTAGCTGCGCGCGTACACCTGCGCCCCCTCGTTGGCCAGCACCGTGTCCTGGTAGCCGCGGAACTGGCAGGCGTAGTAGCCCTGCCGGTCCGCCTGTGCGCTCAGTGCCAGCGCCTGCGACCCCTTGCCGCGCGTGTTGACCAGGTTGACGTTGTAGACGCGCAGGTTGGCCGTGTGCGCCCGCAGCGTCGCCGTCGCGTCGTTGTCGGCCGAATCGTCCTGGCTCCGCGACTGCGTGATGGTCACCTTGTTGGCCGAGAACCTGCTCGTGTCCTCGGTCTCGCCGTACACCACCAGCGCCGACCGCAGCGCCGGGATGGTGACCTGCTCCTGGTACGTGCCCCCGTAGATGAAGATGCACTGCTCCGACGTCGCCGACCTGCTCAGCGCATCCACCGCCGACTGGACCGTCTTGTACGTCCCCGAGCTGCCCACCGTCAGGCAACCCTCGGGCGGCGAGGTGCGCGCGGCCCGGCTCTGGagaggcgccgccgccgccgccgcggcgagcGAGACGAACCCGAGTACCTTGGAGAGCATCGTGCCGGTTGTCGATCAATAATTAATAACAATAAATAAACCAGGTAAGCCAATATAGCTTGGTGAACCCAGAATTGATTTAATTATTAACCTTATGCTATGCAGGTGGGAGACTGTAATAGCGAATGATTCGTTATTATTTCAAGTCGAGGTAACCAGGCTGGCAAGAACCAGGAATATCCATTAATAGCAATGGAGTTATCATCAGTGAAGGATTTATACCTGTATGAAACTACCTATGTTCTAATCCATTTATAATCATGATTTGTTCCCATACCTATCAGATGAGACCGCTAAACGAGTCCAAAGAGCCCCTAACCGTGATCACTGCGCCGTGTGGCTCCTCCTGGGGGGGCTAATTATTGTCCGCGTGGGTGCGGAATCGTAAAACTGCACATCGGGTTTATTTTGGCGATGCGCCATTCAGCCGGGATTCAATATCTTTTCCACCAACTGTTGTCACGCGATGGGGGAAGATCACGGCGCACACTACTGTGTAGAGCCTCATACTAATTGAAAGTTGCCGCACCACGGAATGTTTGTCATGGCCCGAAACAGAGCGGGCCGGTTATGTGGAGGTTTCTGGCCGTCCGGGCGCCGCTGGTTGGTGGATTCAAATTTTGTCGGCTCATCAAGGGGTAACGTTTTGTAGTCGGTAGGTATATATGTAcggatgtacggattacatacgtAAGTTAGGTAGCATCGACTCCTCAATCAGGCGAGGAGGCTCCGGGGCCGCCGAGAGTCGAATCGTGTCCTGCATCTTCCGTTgccctcttcttctctccCTTTTTCTCTATTATTCCTAATCTCAACATTTAAAGACAAGCCTGCCCTGATAGGTCTCTCGATCTGCTGAGCTTTCTTTTACGCCGCATCCCGGAAATTCTCGGAAAGAAAAGATCGTAGTCGTGTTTCTGTCTCTCTTAATATGATTTTCAACCATAATACTTTCATATTGGGCCACGCGTCAGTGGT contains these protein-coding regions:
- a CDS encoding carbohydrate esterase family 8 protein (CAZy_ID 267928), whose translation is MLSKVLGFVSLAAAAAAAPLQSRAARTSPPEGCLTVGSSGTYKTVQSAVDALSRSATSEQCIFIYGGTYQEQVTIPALRSALVVYGETEDTSRFSANKVTITQSRSQDDSADNDATATLRAHTANLRVYNVNLVNTRGKGSQALALSAQADRQGYYACQFRGYQDTVLANEGAQVYARSYVEGATDFIFGQRARAWFDAADIRVLAASKGYITANGRDSADNPSYYVIHNSAVSARSGDSVPAGAYYLGRPWRNYARVVFQKTSLSGVVNAAGWSVWNTGDERTDEVEFGEYGNTGAGAGASGSRAAFAKQLSAPVSIETVLGSDYASWVDTSYLS